A window of Candidatus Schekmanbacteria bacterium RIFCSPLOWO2_02_FULL_38_14 genomic DNA:
GGAGTCTGCCCGGTCATGCTTGTCTCAAAAATTGCATCCTTCCTGTGTGTTATGCACTTTATTCTTATCACATAATTATCCTTGACCTTTGTATAGTAGCCCTGAAAATCCACATAGGGACCCTCAGGTTTTTTTGTGTTTGGCAGAAGCTCGCCCTCCAGAACTATCTCTGCGTCTGCAAGAACTTCCAAGTCAACAGTCCTGCACTTCACCATCTCAACTGCCTTTCCTCTGACAGCGCCTGCCTGCGCTACTTCATCAATTTTCCCTGCAAGCGGAAGCGCAGCGCAAAGCCACACAGCAGGGTCACACCCAATCACAACTGCAACATCAAGAGGCTTTCCCTCTTTTTCTCTCTTTTGAAAATGCCTGAGCATATGGCGGTTTGGAAAACCAAAATTGACATTAATCTCGTTCTTATCCCTCACCATCATCCTGTAAATTCCTGCATTCCGCGCACCTGTCTCAGGGTCTTTGCTGATTGAAACTCCGGCAGTAATATATCTTCCGCCTTCTTTTGGATTAAACTTTGGAACAGGGAATTTTAATAAATCAACATCATCACCTGTAAGCACAACTTCCTGAGATTTTCCTCTCTCAACAATTACAGGCGGGAAATCGTTTCTTGGAATATTCAAAAGATTTTCAATCTCATCATCAAGCTCTCTGCTGTTTCTCTCAAAGGCAAGCTCAACTCTTTTTGAAGATGTCAGCTGCCCTATTAAAACAGGAAACCCGGAACCCTTTACTTTTTCAAAAAGAATTGCCCTGTTTTTCTCTTTGCTCGCCCGGACAAAAACCGCTGAAAGTTCCTGGTCCCAGTCAACCTCGGCTTTTACTCTCACAAGCTCTCCTTCATCTTCAAGCCTTTTTATAAACTCTCTCACATCCCTGTATGGCATAACAATTCCTCCAGATTTTTTTCACACTATAAACAGGGAAAAATCAATTCTGTCAAGGGGAAACAGCTCGTAAATAAGTTTATCAGGTTGTTACTAAACAGAGATAAACAATCTAAATCATAGCAGGACAGTTGAACCATCAGACGAAGAGTTGTCCGTATATTAACAGAATATATTAAATCAATCTGAAGCTATAAACCATAAGCAATTGGTAGATTTCTGAAAAGGACAAAGTCTTTTTCAGAAATCTCTAATAAACCCTGACAGGGAAAAGTTTTGGCATAGCAAGTTTTTTGACAATTATGGGATAAATATAGCTTTGCCCTGAATCAATAACCATACCAACATTGTAGTTTCCTACCTGGTCTGATGTGAACTCTACTGAGGCAGTAAATTTTCCATCAGTAATATCAGCATAAAATTTAATTCTATTATCAGGATTAGATTCATCTATAAAAAACATTACTACTCTATTGCCTGGTTTAGTTACTGTTCCGCTTATCAAGACTGTTTCATTCTTGGAATACGAAGTAGGAAGAGAGTTATCAAGGATTATCCCGTTATCCTCAAAGGTATCAACTGCAAGGGGCATATCTCCTGGATATGCTCCAAACTCCTGCGCGCCAATCAGCATTCCATCATCAGTCAGCGTAATTCCAAGCCCGACTCTTGACCATTTCGGGTTAAGAATATTTGCCTCATGCGCAGGGCTTTCCTCAAGCCCAACATGCATTCCCAAAACACTGTTGCCCCAGCTCAAGTTTTCTCCAACAACCCCTCCTTCAGGAATCCCTTCAGCCTCTGCCCTTTGCTGAGGACCCTCTCCCTGCGGATTTATATGGCCAAAATAATTATTTGCTTTCATATCATTTGTATGTCCTTGTCCTGCCTTGTTGAGAATCGGGTCAAGTGTTACCGCATTCAAACCAACTGACTCCCTTTCTTCATTTATCAACGCCAACCATTCCTGCCTAAAAGTAGCAAGGTCAAAACTGCCATCAAATTTTGGGAAATAGTTATCAAGGGGAACAATAGGAATACCAGCTCCAACATAAACAGGCCTGTTAAGAGACGCCGAACCGGCATAGCCGTTTATTTCAATTATATAAACTCCTTCATCCTGAAAATTATAAGAAAGAGTGAAATCTGAGCCTTTAGGAAGTTTTGGTCCAAAATATTCATCCTTTATTGTTCCTGATGTAGTCATCCTTACATTTTCAACAAATTTGCTTGGAAGCTTTATTGACACATCTGCCCTGAAATCAGCTAATGCCTTGCCTGAAAGATTTATCTTGCCGCCTTTATTCACCTGGTCAGGAAATGATGATGTAAGCGATATTTGACTGCTTTCAATAGTATCAAATCTATGGATTAAAGCCTTTGCAGTAATTGAACCAATATTCTGATAATCTGTGTTTCTGCTATTGCTTAAGGAAAGATTTATCTGAAGATTTTCTCCTGCAACAAAATCCTGAAACTGCGTATAGTCTGTTTCCCAAGTTTCTGTATTAAAATTATAAATAAGCTCCTTTGAAAGGGTTAATAAAGAGCTGTTTTCAACAATTTTAGCAATGCTCTTATTCCCCTGAACAAAATCTATTCTGGCAAAAGCAAACCCTTTGCTATCCCAGCTTAGGGTTGTTTCATTATTTTTAATCTTAAAGGTAATAGGTTGTTCAGAAGGTTTCTTTTTTACAAGAAATTTCTTGCTTACTGCTTTTCTGGTGTCAGGAAGGATTATTACTACCTTTACATAACCTGTCTTTGCTGTTGAAGAAACTGTGATTGTTGCCTTAATCCTGCTTGCAGAAAGAACCTCTGCGGAGTTTACAGTGATTCCATCATTTTTAAATGAAACTGTTAACCCCTCAATAAACCCCCTTCCTCGTATTATTACCTGCTGATTTTCACTTCCCTGAATTACGCTTGCAGGCTTAAATGCAGTTATAACAGGTTTTGGGGTTAGGGCAAATGCGTTAAGGGATGAAAATAGAAAGACAGAAATGAGAAGATTTAAAAAATATTTTCTTTTCATAAAAAATATTTTTCTCTGAGAATCCCCCTCACCCTAACCCTCTCCCACAAGGGGAGAGGGAAATGATTAGAGGTTCAATCTTTATTCCCCTCCCTTGATGGGAGGGGATAAAGAAGAGGGTGTTTCTGTAGAGAATTTAGATAAAGATTCTTGCGTCAGCAACAGTGGCTCTTTCTTTATTCACAAAGATTGGATTTAAATCCATCTCCTTTACTTCATCAAAATCAAGCAGAAACTTTGACACATTCTGAAGGGTTTCCTTAATGCTCTCAAGATTAGTTTTTTCTCTTCCCCTTGCCCCGCAAAGAAGGGGATAGCCCTTTAATTCAGAAAGCATTTCTTCTGCATCTATCTTCTCTATTGGAATAAGCCTGTAGGAGACATCCTTGAATATCTCAACAAATATTCCACCAATCCCTAACATCACCATTGGACCGAACTGAGGGTCTTTAACAGAGCCGATTATTATCTCCTCCCCCTTTGCCATTTCCTGGACTGAAATACCTTTTATTATTGCCTTTGGATTGAATTTTTTCTGGTTCTCAATAATCTGGTTAAATCCTTTTTCAAGCTCCTGCTCGCTTTTTACGCCAACAATAACTCCGCCTGAATCGGTTTTGTGGACAACATCAGGCGAAACCACCTTGAGTACAACAGGGAAACCGATTTTTTCTCCTGCCTTTACAGCCTCCTCAGAGGTTTTACAGACTGTTTCTTTGGTCACATTAATCCCGTAAAGACTCAAAGCCTCCTTTGCCTCATGCTCAAGCACATAGCTTCTGTTTTCAGCCTTAACCTTATTAAAAATTTCCTTTACCTTTTCTTTGTTTCCCACAGTATACTGTCTTCTTTCTGTAAATCTCCTCTCCCCTTGAGGGAGAGGATTAAGGAGAGGGGGTCTTTTCTTTTTCCCCTCACCCTGGTCCCTCTCCCCAGTGGGGAGAGGGAAGCCGCTTGCGGACAGAGGCAAGCTCTGTCCCTACATATTTTTTATATCAACTCCCCTTTTCTGCAAAAATTTTGAATAACCATAGATTGCGCTTGCTGCGTTTGCAACCCTTTCTGTCCATTCAAAGCAGGGTATCTTTGCATCTTCAAAAATTTCCTTGTTGCGCAAAGAATCCTTAAGGGATATCCAGCAAATATAAGTAGGCTTTTTTATCTCCTTCTGGCATTTCAGAATCACATCCCTGACTGATTCAAGAACCTCTTTCATCCTTGTTGCGCGAAGGACAATAATCGGAACAATAATGTCTATCTCCCTGCTTTTATAAAACTCTTCAATGGTAACTTCCATTATTTTTTCAAACTGAGCCCATACAGGAGTCATATCAACAGGGTTTTTTGCGCTCGCATAGGAGGGAATGTGAGGTCTGATTTTTGCCTGTGTCTTTTCTGAAAGCTCAGGAATTTTCAACCCGTGTTCCTCGCACAGGTCTGTAAGTTCAACGCCAAATCCGCCTGAGGCTGTGATTATGCCGACTCTGTTCCCTTTTGGAAGCGGCTGCCAGTCAAGACCCTTGACAATGTCCATCAGCTCAAGGGTGTTTCTTGCGTATATTGCGCCTGACTGCCTGAAGGCTGTTTCATATGCCTTGAAATCACCGGCAAGCGCTGCTGTATGGGAAGATGCTGCCCTTGCAGCTCCCTCTGTCCTTCCTATTTTTGATACAACTACCGGCTTTTTAAGAGCAACTTTTTTTGTCTCTTCAAAAAATCTTTTTCCTTCCTTTATTGCTTCAAGGAACAGGCAGATGACTTTTGTTTCTTTGTCATCACCAAAATATTCAACTACCTCATAGTCTTCAAGATCGCTTTTATTTCCGCAGACAATAAACTTTGCAAATCTCAAACCTGTATCTTTTGCCTGAACATATATTGCCTCACCGCCTCCACCGCTCTGTGTAAGAAATGAGATATCTCCACCCTCTTTTGCTCCTTCAAAGGCAAAGGTTGCATTAAGACCCACATTGCAGTTTCTAAGTCCAAACGAATTGGGACCAATTATTTTAACTCTCCCTTTTCGCGCAATTTCAAGCATCCTGTTTTCAAGCTCTTTCCCCTCTTTTCCTACCTCTCCAAACCCTGATGTTGTAACAAGGGCAGCTTTTACACCCTTGTGTGCGCAGTCCTCAATTACCTCAAGAACAGCTTTTGTCGGCACTACAATTACCGCAAGGTCAACTGCATCAGGAATCTCTTTAATTGATTTATATGATTTAAGCCCCTGGACAGTTTCCTCATTTGGGTTAACAGGAAAAATCTTTCCCCTGAAGTCATCTACGAGGTTTTTCATGTAGAAATAGCCGATTTTCCCCTCGCTGTTTGAAGCACCAACAAGGGCAACGCTTTCAGGATAAAATATGTAATCTAAAATTTTTTTTGCCATTGAAAAATCCTATAGGGGTTTAGATAAAAAGTTTTTTTGTTCTGTGTAATTCTTTTAAAATCTCTGTAATCATAAGTTCAAAAATACTTGACTTTTAAAATTTAAACCTATATCCAAACGGACGCTTGATATAAGCCCAAAACATACTTTTGTCAAGATGATTGATAGTTATGATGAATAGGGTTAAAGGTGTCAAGTGGTCGAGGGGTCAAGTGAAATAGAAATATTAAAATCTTAAATTTCCCTCGAACCCTTGAATCCTCGAACCCTTGAACCCTTTTATTGAGGAACAAAAAAAATGACTACGGAGATTTTAAATCTTTCATTAAACGAAGAACAGGAAGCTATACTTCAGACAGTCAGGAAAATCACAAAGGATGTAGTCGAACCGCAGGCAACTGAGATAGATAAAAAAGGGGAATATCCCTATGAGATAATGAAGATATTTGCAAAGGAAGGGCTCCTTGCCCTTCCTTTGCCAAAGGAATATGATGGTTTAGGCGAAAGTCTTATTGTGCTCTGCAAGGTAGTTGAGGAGATTGCAAAGGCTGATATGTCCTGCGCAATGATTGTTGCAACCCACTGCCTTGGCTCCTTTCCGATGGACCTCATGGCAACAGAGGAGCAAAAACAAAAATACTTCCCGAAACTTGCCGCAGGCGAACTCCTCTCAGCAATAGCAATGAGCGAGCCTGATGCAGGCTCAGACCTTGCATCGCTGAAGACAAAGGCTGTTAAAGACGGCGATTATTATATCCTCAATGGCGAAAAAAGATGGATTACAAACGCAGGCGTTGCTGACCTCTATGTTGTTTTTGCAAGGACTTCGCAGGAAAATAAAAAGGCAAAAGGGATAAGCGCCTTCATAGTTGAAAAAGAAACGCCCGGCTTTTCAATTGGAAGAAAAGAGGATAAACTCGGCGCAAGAGGTTCAGTAACAGGAGATTTGATTTTTCAGGACTGCAAAATCCACAAAAACCAGCTTATGGGCGAAGAGGGAAAAGGGTTTATCCTTGCCATGCAAAGCCTGAACAAGGAAAGGCCCATAGCAGCATCCCTTGCACTTGGAGTCGCTGAAGGTGCTATTGAATATTCAACAAATTACGCAAAAGAAAGAGTGCAATTCGGAAAACCCATAGCCGATTTTCAGGCAATCCAGTTCATGCTTGCAGACATGAAAATACAGGTAGAAACAGCCCGCCTTTTGCTCTATCAGGCAGCTTTAAAGGCAGAAGCAAAAACTCCTGACGCAACTCTTTACTCCTCGATGTGTAAAACCTATGCCTCTGATGTAGCAATGAAGGTAACCACAGATGCTGTACAGATTTTAGGTGGCTATGGATGCACAAGAGAGTATCCTGTTGAAAGAATGATGAGGGATGCAAAGATAACCCAGATATTTGCCGGCACAAACCAGATACAACGCATTGTCATAGCACGAGAGATGCTGCAGGAAAAGTAGCTGCTTGCCTGCGGTAGACAGGCAGAGCCTTGCTCTGCTTTAAAAAACAGAATCCTGATAGCTGACTATAAAAGTTACCTCAGGCTTTAGTCTCCCTTTAAAATTATTGGTAACTTGTTAATAATCATATCCAAATTTCAATATGTACACCAAGCTCACAGATAAACTCCTTGACTCCCTTGAAAAAGAGCTCGGGGAAGACACTGTTTTCTCCTCAGAAGATGCACTTGAACCCTATTCAAAAGACCAGACTGCAGGGCTTCAATCCTATCCTGAGGCTGTTGTAAAAGCAAAAAATGCAGAGCAGGTTCAAAGGGCTGTTCAGTTTGCCAATGAGAACAAAATCCCAGTCACTCCAAGAGGGCTTGGTTATGGTCTGAGCGGTGGCGCTGTTCCAGTATGCGGCGGCATTGTTATCTCCACAGAGAGGATGGATAAGATAATTGAAATTGATAGTGGCAACCTTATGGCAGTAATTGAGCCCGGCATAATTACAGGAAACTTTCACCGGGCTGTTGAAGAACAGAAACTCTTTTATCCCCCTGACCCTGCAAGCATTGACAGTTGCAGCCTTGGTGGAAACATAGCAGAGGGTGCAGGAGGTCCCCACGCGGTCAAGTACGGAACAACAAAGGATTATGTCTGCGGTTTGGAAGTAGCGCTTCCTGATGGTGAGATAATAAAAGTGGGCGGTAAGGTTGTAAAGGACACAACAGGGTATAATCTCACCCAGTTTTTTGTTGGCTCAGAGGGAACCCTTGGAATTATTACAAAGGCAATCCTGCGCCTTGTCCCTCTTCCTCCTGAAAGGGCTGACCTTCTTGTTGTATATTCCTCTGTTGATGATGCATCAAAAAGCGTTGCAGAACTTATCAGAAACCACGTAGTCCCCTCATGCCTTGAACTCATGGACAATGAATCAATTAATCTTGGAAAGGAATTCTTAAAACGCGAACCGCCATTCCCTGATGCTGGAGCGCATCTGATTATCACTCTTCACGGCAATGACAAAAAAGACCTCACAAGAGAAACTGAGGTAATTGGAGAAATCTGCGGCAGGAACGGAGCAGAAGATATACTTGTCTCCCACGGCAGCACAAACCAACAGCGCCTCTGGGAGTTCAGACGGTGCATGTTTGAGGCTGGCAATGCAAGAAGCCCTCTCTCCAGAAGTTTGGACCCGGTAGTTCCAAGAATGCAGATACCTCTGTTTGTGCACGAAATTAATCAACTGAAAAAGAGAATTGGTTTTGAAGCTGCCTGCTTTGGACATGCAGGCGATGGAAATATCCACGTTATAATGTTTCCCGGAAAATTTGATGAGGAAACTTGGTTAAAAAAATATCCTGACATCTGCAAGGAAATCTTTAAAAAAGCACTCTCACTCGGCGGGAAAATTGCCGCAGAACACGGAATCGGAGCAATCAGGAAATCCTACCTTAAAATGGCAATTGAACCCGCCCAGCTTGAGCTTCTAAAACGTATCAAAAAAGCCTTTGACCCGCAAAATATCATGAACCCCGGCAAAGTCTTTGATTTGTAAAAAAACAGCCGTCAGCTTTCAGCATACAGCAAATTTATAAGTTACAAACTTCTTGACAAAATATTAAAAAGAAATGTTATAATTTATTAAACAAACTTGTATTGCTTACCAAGACAAGATATATAGCATACAAATTAAAGATTAGGAGTTTAATGCATTATTGCATCATCAACAAACCAATGGAGGTGCCCCCATGTACAAATTCAAGAAACCAAAATGCAGGATTTTGACAGCAATTGTTTTTTCAATTTTTCTCTTATCTGTCTATTTCCTTGTGAATAACCCTGTCAGCGCAGAAGCAAAGAAGGGCAAAGTCGCAGAAGTAAGAATGGGCAAACTTGAGCGTTTGTCTGACCAAGCATGGAAAGAGATTAAAAAAGATGCTGAGGTTTCTTTAGGAGACAGATTAAGAACTGATAAAATGGCTCTGGCTATTGTTGAGCTTCCTGATATAGGGCGTTTTGTAATTGGGCCTGATTCTGAGATTGAACTTGGAAAACAGGAAAAGGATTTTAATGCAGATTTGCCAAGAGGCGCAGTCTGGATGAAAGCCAATCTTGCTAAAGGAGCAAAGGCATCAATAACATCATCGCTTGCAACTGCAGGCATAAGAGGCACAAAATTCTCGGTTTTCTATGGCAGGGGAACGCTTGATGTTTGTGTCTGCACCTGCATAGGAGATGTAACAGCTACCTTAAAAGATGGGAAGACAGTTCAGGTTTCAAAAGGAACAATCCTTGCCATAAAGGGCGATGCGCCTGCACCTGATAAAGCAGAATCAGCCATGCCAATACTTGATAAGGAAGGCAAGGGTTGGGATTTTTGTTTTAATTGTCATATTGAAGGCGGGAGAGGCAAATTAAAAGAGGACAGGAAGTAATATACTCCCTTGCAATAGCGCTTATAGTCTCTGTTCTAATCTTTCTTGACCCCGGGGAACATTTATCTTCTTTTGAAAATAAAACTCTGGATGCGCGCTACCGCTTTTATGCGAATCCCACGAGCAGAACACAGGATATCATTATCCTTGATATTTCTGAGGAATCCATAAAAAGGCTTGAGCCTATTTATGGTAGATGGCCCTGGCCAAGGTCTGTGCATGGAGAGGTAATAGAATACCTCAAGAGCGATGGCGCAAAAGCCATTGGCTTTGACATTATCTTTTCTGAGCGCGCTGTCAGAAAAGAAATAGATTCAAAAGTAATTGATGAACTTCGCACATTTGCACAGAATGCAGACATACCAGAGGTACGGAATGAACTCCTCCGACAGATTGATTCCTTGATGCTGGAAACAAGTGACCTTGCTTTTGTTTCTTCAGTTAAGCAGGCTATCAATATTTTTCAGTCTATGGTGTTCTATGTTGATGAAGATGACCTCTTGCATAAGCGCGGTTTAGAGGCTGAGAAAAGTTCTTCAGCAAATATCAAGTCAATTCTTTCAAAATCAGCTCTTTCAGTCTCTAAATCCTGTAATTCACGCATGTATTTTAATGCAACAATTCCTTTTGAAGAGCTTGCGGTTGTTTCCTGCGGGGTCGGCTATATAAATGTCTTTCCTGATAATGATGGTACAATCAGAAAATTCTACCCTTTCCTTTTTTTTAAAGACAGGAAAAAAGCTTATCCTTTTCTGCCAATTCTCATTGCAGCATATACAAAAGATATTCCCCTTGATTCAATCAGAGCAGATAAAGGCAGTATGTTTATAGGAGGTTCAATCCTCCCTCTTCTTTCTGATGGCAGTGCAATGATTTATTATCAGGGGGGTAAAATCAGAAAGGACAAAACAGGCAAAGAAATATACCAATCATTCTACACATACATCCCCTACGATTATGTGCTTGCTTCAAAGGACCTTGTCATGGCAGGAATGAAGCCGCCACTTGAGAAAGGAACATTCAAAGACAAGATAGTCCTTGTATCTGCATCTGCTGCAGGGCTTACAGACCTAAGGGCAACACCCTTTAGCCCTGTAACCCCTGGAATAGAGATACACGCCAATATAATAGACAATATCCTATCCAAAAAGTTTTTGTATCCTTTAAACAGCTTTTTTGAAAAACTATACATCTTCTTTCTTGCCTCAGCAATTGCTCTGATAAGCCGTTTTATAGGACCATACCGCGGGTTTTTTATTGTTGCGCTGATAGCCTGTTCTGCTTTAGGCATTCACTGGATGCTTTTTGAAAAGGGTATTGTTCTTTCTATTGTAAGCCCTGTTGTTGCAATGGCAGCTACATATCTTGCAACACTCCTGCTTAAATACGCTCTTGAATTCAAAGAGAAAAACTATATTAAAACAGCCTTTGGCCACTATATTGCTCCTGCAGTTCTTGAGGAGGTACTCATATCGCCTGAAAAGCTTAGGCTTGGAGGTGAGAGAAAATATATGACTGTTCTTTTTTCTGATGTGGAAAATTTTACCTCCTTGTCTGAAAAACTGCCGCCTGATGAGATAGGTCCGCTTCTGAATGAGTATCTCTCAGGTATGGTGCAGTGCATAATGCAGACAAATGGAACGCTTGACAAATTTATCGGCGATGCAGTGATGGCATTCTGGAATGCGCCGCATGAGCAAAAAGACCACGCATCGCTTGCCTGCGAAACAGCACTTTTAATGGAGAAGGAATTAAAACGGCTAAGGGAGGAGTGGGGCAAAGAAAAAAAACCTCTGCTTAATGCCCGTATTGGAATAAATACAGGAGAGATGACTGTGGGGAATATGGGCTCAAAAGAAATTCTGGATTACACTGTGCTTGGGCTTGAGGTGAATACAGCTGCCCGTTTAGAGCCACTGAACAAGGATTTTGGAACAAGAATAATAGTATCACACAGCACCTGTATTGACGCAGAAAAAACTCAGCCGGGAAGATTTGTCTTTCGCAGACTTGCAAGGGTTGTGCTTAAAGGAAGAGAGAAGCCTCTTGAGGTGTATGAACTGATAGGCTTCAGAGATGAGGTCAGCAGAGAACGGCTTGATTTAATCAAAATGTTTGAAACAGGACTTGCCCTGTTTCTGGACTTTAAATTTTCTGATGCAAAAGCCTGCTTTCAAAAAACGCTTGATATGGATAATCAAGATAGTCCTTCAAAAACATACCTTTCTCTATGCCAATATTATGAGAAAACCCCACCACCTCCTAACAGCGATTTAACTTATATGCAGATATCAAAATAAAAAGAGCTTTAGCAGTATCCAAGTCTTTGTATAAGCGTAGAATCAATTTCCCGATTGTTTTAAAATCACATTTCTGTTTTTTTAATAGACCCTTACTCAGACATTCTTCTATAAATTTCTCATAAATCATTTTTATCCCCTACAAGAAATATTTTTGGGTTCTCAAGAAGATCTAAAATAAACGAATCCCTAACTTTAATTTTTTTTCCAAACTCATCTCTTGTGAATAAGCTATAATTTATTTCTCTTTTCAAAATCTCTTCAAGTTTTCTAATTTTTCTTAATAATTTTGAATCATCAATTTTACCTACA
This region includes:
- a CDS encoding acetyl-CoA synthetase codes for the protein MGNKEKVKEIFNKVKAENRSYVLEHEAKEALSLYGINVTKETVCKTSEEAVKAGEKIGFPVVLKVVSPDVVHKTDSGGVIVGVKSEQELEKGFNQIIENQKKFNPKAIIKGISVQEMAKGEEIIIGSVKDPQFGPMVMLGIGGIFVEIFKDVSYRLIPIEKIDAEEMLSELKGYPLLCGARGREKTNLESIKETLQNVSKFLLDFDEVKEMDLNPIFVNKERATVADARIFI
- a CDS encoding acyl-CoA dehydrogenase is translated as MTTEILNLSLNEEQEAILQTVRKITKDVVEPQATEIDKKGEYPYEIMKIFAKEGLLALPLPKEYDGLGESLIVLCKVVEEIAKADMSCAMIVATHCLGSFPMDLMATEEQKQKYFPKLAAGELLSAIAMSEPDAGSDLASLKTKAVKDGDYYILNGEKRWITNAGVADLYVVFARTSQENKKAKGISAFIVEKETPGFSIGRKEDKLGARGSVTGDLIFQDCKIHKNQLMGEEGKGFILAMQSLNKERPIAASLALGVAEGAIEYSTNYAKERVQFGKPIADFQAIQFMLADMKIQVETARLLLYQAALKAEAKTPDATLYSSMCKTYASDVAMKVTTDAVQILGGYGCTREYPVERMMRDAKITQIFAGTNQIQRIVIAREMLQEK